In Pollutimonas sp. M17, a single genomic region encodes these proteins:
- a CDS encoding ABC transporter permease subunit has protein sequence MKKILSSGLPGRKWLSIGPPFLWLALFLLLPFLLVLKISFAELKFGIPPYTPLAELKDQTVTLALSLRGYALLFTDSLYIATYLNSVKMAAVTTLCCALIGYPMAYYIARSHPSVRNLLLLGVILPFWTSLLLRVYAWVGILRNDGLLNNLLQWLGLISEPLEIYRTDLAVYIGLVYAYLPFFVLPLYATLVKLDIRLLEAAYDLGARPWRAFFSVTLPLSMPGVIAGAMLVFIPSVGEYVIPEMLGGANTLMMGRVMWTEFFNNADWPMAAAVTCVMVMMLLVPLVIFQYNQIRQLEQQRGKTQ, from the coding sequence ATGAAGAAGATCTTGTCGTCGGGCCTGCCGGGGCGCAAATGGCTGTCGATAGGGCCGCCGTTCCTGTGGCTGGCGCTTTTCCTGCTGCTGCCTTTCCTGCTCGTCCTGAAGATCAGCTTTGCCGAACTGAAGTTCGGCATTCCGCCGTATACGCCCCTGGCCGAGCTGAAGGACCAGACGGTGACGCTGGCGCTCAGCCTGCGGGGATACGCGCTCCTGTTCACCGACAGCCTGTACATCGCCACCTACCTGAATTCGGTGAAGATGGCGGCCGTGACCACCTTGTGCTGCGCGCTCATCGGCTATCCCATGGCGTATTACATTGCGCGCTCGCATCCCTCGGTGCGCAACCTGCTGCTGCTGGGCGTGATACTGCCTTTCTGGACTTCGCTGCTGCTGCGCGTCTATGCCTGGGTGGGCATCCTGCGCAACGACGGCCTGCTCAACAATCTGCTGCAATGGCTGGGGCTGATTTCCGAACCGCTGGAAATCTACCGTACGGACCTGGCCGTTTACATCGGCCTCGTCTATGCCTACCTGCCGTTTTTCGTGCTGCCCCTTTACGCAACACTGGTGAAGCTGGACATACGCCTGCTGGAGGCCGCCTACGATCTGGGCGCCCGACCCTGGCGCGCCTTCTTCAGCGTGACCCTGCCGCTCTCCATGCCGGGCGTCATCGCCGGCGCCATGCTGGTGTTCATTCCTTCGGTGGGCGAGTACGTCATTCCGGAGATGCTGGGCGGGGCGAACACACTCATGATGGGCCGTGTGATGTGGACGGAGTTCTTCAATAACGCCGACTGGCCCATGGCGGCGGCGGTCACCTGCGTCATGGTCATGATGCTGCTGGTGCCCCTGGTCATCTTCCAGTACAACCAGATCCGGCAACTGGAACAGCAGCGAGGAAAAACGCAATGA
- a CDS encoding ABC transporter ATP-binding protein, protein MLDNRSAAPSWSGDADEFVRVEEVVKIFGDTVAVQSVNLSVRRHEVFALLGSSGCGKSTLLRMLAGFEEVTSGRIYLDNEDITALPPYRRPVNMMFQSYALFPHMTVEANVAFGLKQEGVPRNEIHERVFEALDLVQMAGFARRKPHQMSGGQQQRVALARSLVKRPKLLLLDEPMSALDKQIRQKTQIELAKILEQVGVTCIMVTHDQEEAMTMAHRLAVMTEGQIVQCGTPHDVYAFPNSRFVAGFIGSTNLFTGTIVVDEPDHVLIESAELTRPLYVNHGVSEPLGMEVHVSIRPENIRVLREQPEAESNWGHGMVSHVAWMGSYARYQVRLDAGQVIEANVPSLVLAQADAPGLDDEVYVAWSNDSATVLPS, encoded by the coding sequence ATGCTCGACAACCGATCCGCCGCGCCATCCTGGTCCGGCGATGCCGATGAATTCGTCCGCGTCGAGGAAGTCGTCAAGATATTCGGCGATACCGTTGCCGTGCAATCCGTCAACCTGTCGGTGCGCCGCCACGAGGTCTTCGCCCTGCTGGGCAGCTCGGGCTGCGGCAAGTCGACCCTGCTGCGCATGCTGGCCGGCTTCGAGGAGGTGACCTCGGGCCGCATCTACCTGGACAACGAGGACATCACCGCCTTGCCGCCGTACCGGCGGCCCGTGAACATGATGTTCCAGTCCTACGCCCTGTTCCCGCACATGACGGTCGAGGCCAATGTGGCCTTCGGCCTGAAGCAGGAAGGCGTGCCGCGCAACGAGATCCACGAACGGGTGTTCGAGGCGCTGGACCTGGTGCAGATGGCGGGCTTTGCCCGCCGCAAGCCGCATCAGATGTCGGGCGGGCAGCAGCAGCGCGTCGCCCTGGCCCGCAGCCTGGTCAAGCGCCCCAAGCTGCTTTTGCTGGACGAGCCCATGTCGGCGCTTGATAAGCAGATACGCCAGAAAACCCAGATCGAGCTGGCCAAGATCCTGGAGCAGGTCGGCGTGACCTGCATCATGGTCACGCACGACCAGGAAGAGGCCATGACCATGGCGCACAGGCTGGCGGTCATGACCGAGGGCCAGATCGTCCAGTGCGGCACGCCGCACGATGTCTATGCCTTTCCCAATTCGCGCTTCGTGGCCGGCTTCATCGGTTCGACCAATCTGTTCACGGGCACCATCGTGGTCGACGAGCCCGACCACGTGCTGATCGAAAGCGCCGAGCTGACACGCCCCCTGTACGTCAATCACGGCGTCAGCGAGCCGCTGGGCATGGAGGTGCATGTTTCCATACGGCCCGAGAACATCCGCGTGCTGCGCGAGCAGCCCGAGGCCGAGTCGAATTGGGGCCATGGCATGGTCAGCCACGTGGCCTGGATGGGAAGCTATGCGCGCTACCAGGTCCGGCTGGATGCAGGGCAGGTCATCGAGGCCAACGTGCCCAGCCTGGTGCTGGCCCAGGCGGATGCGCCCGGACTGGACGACGAAGTGTACGTCGCATGGTCCAACGACAGCGCCACCGTGCTGCCGTCATGA
- a CDS encoding polyamine ABC transporter substrate-binding protein translates to MKFGTVKGLILGAALAASPLAWAQEKVVNVYNWAEYTAPDTIPGFEKATGIKARYDVYDSNDTLQAKLLTGKSGYDVVVPSTHYAARQIEGGLFQKLDKSKIPNWKYLDQDIMDIVAAVDPGNQYLVPWGYGTNGLGYNVTKVREIMGEDAPLGSWDMLFKPENAEKLKSCGISVLDEAAQVFPAVLHYLGKDPNSSNADDYKQALQLLKTIRPYIRQFSSSGYIDELAAGDLCMVYGYSGDVMIAAKRAREAGKSYKIDYYIPEGGAPAWFDTMAIPKDAAHVDEALAFINYIETPEVHAAITNVMFYPNANKEARKHVVKEVADNPMIYPPADVAKTLFVIKPQPLAAQRLQTRMWAELKSGR, encoded by the coding sequence ATGAAATTCGGCACGGTAAAAGGTCTGATCCTGGGCGCGGCCCTGGCTGCGTCGCCCCTGGCGTGGGCGCAGGAAAAAGTCGTGAACGTCTATAACTGGGCCGAATACACCGCGCCCGACACGATTCCAGGTTTCGAGAAGGCCACCGGCATCAAGGCGCGCTACGACGTCTACGACAGCAACGACACCCTGCAGGCCAAGCTGCTGACCGGCAAGTCGGGCTACGACGTGGTCGTGCCGTCCACGCATTACGCCGCGCGGCAGATCGAGGGCGGCCTGTTCCAGAAACTGGACAAGTCCAAGATACCCAACTGGAAGTACCTGGACCAGGACATCATGGATATCGTCGCCGCGGTCGATCCGGGCAATCAGTATCTCGTGCCCTGGGGCTACGGCACCAACGGCCTGGGCTACAACGTGACCAAGGTGCGCGAGATCATGGGCGAGGATGCGCCGCTGGGCAGCTGGGACATGCTGTTCAAGCCCGAGAACGCCGAGAAGCTGAAATCCTGCGGCATCTCGGTGCTCGATGAAGCGGCCCAGGTGTTTCCCGCCGTCCTGCATTATCTGGGCAAGGATCCCAACAGCAGCAATGCCGACGACTACAAGCAGGCGCTCCAGTTGCTCAAGACCATACGGCCCTACATCAGGCAGTTCAGCTCCTCGGGCTACATCGACGAGCTGGCCGCCGGCGACCTGTGCATGGTCTACGGCTATTCGGGCGATGTCATGATCGCGGCCAAGCGCGCGCGCGAGGCGGGCAAGAGCTACAAGATCGACTATTACATACCTGAAGGCGGAGCGCCGGCCTGGTTCGACACCATGGCCATTCCCAAGGATGCCGCGCACGTCGACGAGGCCCTGGCCTTCATCAACTACATCGAAACCCCCGAAGTGCATGCCGCCATCACCAACGTCATGTTCTATCCCAACGCCAACAAAGAGGCGCGCAAGCACGTTGTGAAAGAGGTCGCCGACAATCCCATGATCTATCCGCCGGCGGATGTGGCCAAGACCCTGTTCGTGATCAAGCCGCAGCCCCTGGCCGCGCAGCGCCTGCAGACGCGGATGTGGGCCGAACTCAAATCGGGACGATAG
- a CDS encoding 3-deoxy-D-manno-octulosonic acid kinase, translating into MSDRVEACTLGFTDGAMRYDAQRIKEAGPFLFDPGSDGLGAVPVAQGGRQAAWFVQGEFGQAVLRRYRRGGLMARISADRYVWGGADRTRSFAEFELLRFMHDKGLPVPRPLAAGYWRSGPTYRAAILVQRIAGVRPLASMLDTGSPAVVAMAIFAMHEAGVWHADLNAYNILLDQQDKAWLIDFDKSYRKVLSAERKHANLLRLRRSLVKVAGSRGLQWWEELARDYRLLTAAKAHI; encoded by the coding sequence ATGAGCGATCGCGTCGAGGCATGCACCCTTGGTTTCACGGACGGCGCCATGCGCTACGATGCGCAGCGCATAAAGGAGGCAGGGCCGTTTCTGTTCGACCCCGGCTCGGACGGGTTGGGGGCGGTTCCCGTTGCGCAGGGCGGCCGTCAGGCGGCCTGGTTCGTGCAGGGCGAGTTCGGCCAGGCGGTGCTGCGCCGTTACCGGCGCGGCGGCCTGATGGCCAGGATCAGCGCCGATCGCTATGTCTGGGGAGGGGCGGACCGCACGCGCTCGTTCGCCGAGTTCGAACTGCTGCGCTTCATGCACGATAAGGGCCTGCCGGTGCCCAGGCCCCTGGCGGCGGGCTACTGGCGCAGCGGCCCGACCTACCGCGCCGCCATCCTGGTCCAGCGCATTGCAGGCGTGCGGCCCCTGGCAAGCATGCTCGACACCGGCTCTCCGGCGGTGGTCGCCATGGCCATCTTCGCCATGCATGAAGCGGGCGTCTGGCATGCGGACCTGAATGCCTACAACATCCTGCTCGATCAGCAGGACAAGGCCTGGCTGATCGATTTCGACAAGAGCTACCGTAAAGTGCTGTCGGCCGAACGCAAGCACGCCAATCTTTTGCGGCTGCGCCGCTCGCTGGTCAAAGTGGCGGGCAGCCGCGGCTTGCAGTGGTGGGAAGAACTTGCCCGCGACTATCGTCTGCTGACGGCGGCAAAAGCGCACATTTAG
- a CDS encoding ABC transporter permease has product MRAGWLSTIRFGARALRRDWRSGELRLLLLALLIAVSAVTSVGFLADRVGGALERDAAQMLGGDLALQADEPIPAEFLAQASTAGLATAQTLQFPSMAGSGEASQLVSLKAVSDAYPLRGELRLSDAPAGAVTAASKPPDRGTVWVDAQVLGLLGVKVGDMIDIGDASMTIAHIIAYEPDRGMQFVNVAPRVMMNLADLPAAGLMGPGSRIGYSLLLAGPEAAVRGYEAWLKQNMRRGQKLSTVETNRPEVQRALTRAHQFLVLVALLTVMIAAVAIALGARRFALRHRDGIAVMRCLGASKAQLGHMLWSEFLLLSLAASLAGALIGYAMHEGLVAVVSNWLEVRLPAATLQPALQGLAAGLLLLLGFALPPLAALRGVAPARVLRRDTASAAVSGWLSYALGAGAFFLLMLWIAGDLKLSLVMAGGFLIALAVFAMLAYAMVVVLGLLRYRAMGHASLRFALAGMARRRGHTVTQLCALSVGLMIMLLLAITRNDLLQGWQNTLPPDAPNTFLINIQPDQRQAVAQSLERSGMGSPPLSPMVRGRLLAINDQPVSADRYEDDRARRMVDREFNLSYASSLPSGNDIVEGRWLDPARHELSLESGLAGTLGIHVGDALTFDVAGRPLRMTVSGLRKVDWDSFQANFFAIASPAALSGAPASFITAVHVSKDGRPAMRDLLREFPNLTVFDVGAILGQLQQVLDQVAQAVQLLFLFTVLAGIVVLGAALYSTRDERMHEVAVLRALGASGRQLSAALRTELLLLGGLAGLLAASAAVAVAWLLAREVFDFSLGLSWWPWAIGVGAGMLAALAGGRIALAGVLGTPPLVSLREAV; this is encoded by the coding sequence ATGCGCGCCGGTTGGTTGTCCACTATTCGATTCGGGGCGAGAGCCCTGCGGCGCGACTGGCGCTCGGGCGAGCTGCGCCTCTTGCTGCTTGCCCTGCTGATCGCCGTGTCGGCGGTGACCAGCGTCGGCTTCCTGGCCGACAGGGTAGGGGGCGCCCTGGAGCGCGACGCGGCGCAGATGCTGGGTGGCGACCTGGCCCTGCAGGCCGACGAACCCATACCGGCGGAGTTCCTGGCCCAGGCTTCCACGGCGGGCCTGGCGACCGCCCAGACCCTGCAATTTCCTTCCATGGCCGGCAGCGGCGAAGCCAGCCAGCTCGTCTCGCTGAAGGCCGTGTCCGATGCCTATCCCCTGCGCGGCGAACTGCGCCTGTCGGATGCCCCCGCCGGTGCGGTGACAGCCGCCAGCAAGCCCCCGGACCGGGGGACGGTGTGGGTCGATGCCCAGGTGCTGGGCCTGCTGGGCGTCAAGGTGGGCGATATGATCGACATCGGCGACGCCAGCATGACGATCGCGCACATCATTGCCTACGAACCCGATCGCGGCATGCAATTCGTCAATGTCGCGCCGCGCGTGATGATGAATCTTGCAGACCTGCCGGCCGCCGGGCTGATGGGACCGGGCAGCCGCATCGGCTATTCCCTGCTGCTGGCCGGCCCCGAGGCGGCGGTGCGCGGCTACGAGGCCTGGCTCAAACAGAACATGCGGCGCGGCCAGAAGCTGAGCACCGTCGAGACCAATCGGCCGGAGGTCCAGCGCGCCCTGACGCGGGCGCATCAATTCCTGGTCCTGGTCGCCTTGCTCACCGTCATGATCGCGGCGGTCGCCATTGCGCTGGGCGCCAGGCGCTTCGCCCTGCGCCATCGCGACGGAATCGCCGTCATGCGCTGCCTGGGAGCGAGCAAGGCGCAACTGGGCCACATGCTGTGGTCGGAGTTCCTGCTGCTGAGCCTTGCGGCCTCGCTGGCGGGCGCCTTGATCGGCTACGCCATGCACGAGGGCCTGGTCGCCGTCGTATCGAACTGGCTGGAGGTCCGCCTGCCCGCCGCCACCCTGCAGCCCGCCTTGCAAGGCCTGGCCGCCGGCCTGTTGCTCCTGCTGGGCTTTGCCTTGCCGCCGCTGGCCGCCTTGCGCGGGGTGGCGCCCGCGCGCGTCTTGCGGCGCGACACGGCCAGTGCGGCCGTGTCGGGCTGGCTCTCGTACGCCTTGGGAGCCGGCGCATTCTTTCTGTTGATGCTTTGGATAGCCGGAGACCTGAAACTCAGCCTGGTCATGGCGGGCGGATTCCTGATCGCCCTGGCGGTCTTCGCCATGCTGGCCTACGCCATGGTGGTTGTCCTGGGCCTGCTGCGCTATCGCGCCATGGGGCATGCGTCCCTGCGTTTTGCGCTGGCTGGCATGGCGCGCCGCCGGGGGCATACCGTCACGCAATTGTGCGCCTTGTCGGTGGGCCTGATGATCATGCTGCTGCTGGCCATCACACGCAACGATTTGCTGCAGGGATGGCAAAACACCTTGCCACCCGATGCGCCAAACACCTTCCTGATCAATATCCAGCCCGATCAGCGTCAGGCGGTGGCGCAGAGCCTGGAACGGTCCGGCATGGGATCGCCGCCGCTCTCGCCCATGGTGCGTGGCCGGCTGCTTGCCATCAACGATCAGCCGGTCAGCGCCGACCGCTACGAGGATGACCGCGCGCGCCGCATGGTGGACAGGGAATTCAATCTGTCCTATGCCAGTTCGCTGCCTTCCGGCAATGACATCGTCGAAGGCCGCTGGCTGGATCCCGCCCGGCACGAGCTTTCCCTGGAAAGCGGGCTGGCGGGGACGCTGGGCATTCATGTCGGCGATGCGCTGACCTTCGACGTGGCGGGCCGGCCCCTGCGGATGACCGTCAGCGGCCTGCGCAAGGTGGACTGGGATTCCTTCCAGGCCAATTTCTTTGCCATCGCCAGTCCCGCGGCCCTGTCCGGCGCGCCCGCCAGCTTCATCACCGCCGTCCATGTTTCCAAGGATGGCAGGCCAGCCATGCGGGACCTGCTGCGCGAATTTCCCAACCTGACCGTGTTCGATGTCGGCGCCATCCTGGGGCAATTGCAGCAGGTGCTGGACCAGGTGGCACAGGCGGTGCAATTGCTGTTCCTGTTTACCGTGCTGGCCGGCATCGTGGTGCTGGGCGCCGCCCTGTATTCGACGCGGGATGAGCGCATGCACGAAGTGGCCGTTCTTCGCGCGCTGGGCGCCAGCGGCCGGCAGCTTTCCGCTGCGCTGCGCACGGAACTGCTGCTGCTTGGCGGCCTGGCCGGCCTGCTGGCGGCATCGGCCGCCGTGGCGGTGGCCTGGCTGCTGGCGCGCGAGGTGTTCGATTTTTCATTGGGCCTGTCGTGGTGGCCCTGGGCCATCGGGGTGGGCGCCGGCATGCTCGCCGCCCTTGCGGGCGGCCGCATTGCGCTGGCCGGTGTACTGGGGACGCCCCCGCTGGTATCCCTGAGAGAGGCGGTATGA
- a CDS encoding sulfite exporter TauE/SafE family protein — MEWHVIALGCLLSGAIIGFTGGVLGIGGGLLAIPLLGLVMGMGQQAAQGTALIMVLPAVLISVRKYNQHDKIDVRAAVAGALGSIVFTWVGARIALGIDPIALRRIYALFVLCVALFYFYQSRRKPRGGKPPAPRGRPQDFHKGWFALLGVFAGLASGIFGVGGSVLAVPVLTTVFRLSQTGAQALALTMIIPGIFVALFTYALHGQVDWLAGPFMALGSIFLVPYGVRLAYALPEPRLKLTFACMLLVIMVLLLLKA, encoded by the coding sequence TTGGAGTGGCATGTCATTGCCCTGGGCTGCTTGCTGTCGGGCGCCATCATCGGTTTCACCGGCGGCGTGCTGGGCATAGGGGGCGGCTTGCTGGCCATCCCTTTGCTGGGCCTGGTCATGGGCATGGGCCAGCAGGCCGCGCAGGGAACGGCGCTGATCATGGTGTTGCCGGCCGTACTGATCTCGGTGCGCAAGTACAACCAGCACGACAAGATCGACGTGCGCGCGGCGGTGGCGGGGGCGCTGGGCTCCATTGTGTTCACCTGGGTGGGCGCCAGGATAGCCCTGGGCATCGATCCCATTGCCCTGCGCCGCATCTACGCGCTATTCGTCCTGTGCGTCGCGCTGTTTTACTTTTACCAGAGCCGTCGCAAGCCGCGGGGCGGCAAGCCGCCCGCTCCCCGAGGCAGACCCCAGGATTTCCACAAGGGCTGGTTTGCACTGCTGGGCGTGTTCGCGGGGCTGGCCAGCGGAATATTCGGCGTGGGCGGGTCGGTGCTGGCCGTTCCCGTATTGACGACGGTCTTTCGCCTTAGCCAGACGGGCGCCCAGGCGCTGGCCCTGACGATGATCATACCCGGCATTTTCGTGGCGCTGTTCACCTATGCCCTGCACGGGCAGGTCGATTGGCTGGCCGGGCCGTTCATGGCGCTGGGCAGCATCTTCCTGGTTCCCTATGGGGTTCGGCTGGCCTATGCCCTGCCAGAGCCCAGATTGAAGCTGACCTTTGCATGCATGCTTCTTGTTATCATGGTCTTGTTGCTTTTGAAGGCCTGA
- the radA gene encoding DNA repair protein RadA, which translates to MAKAKTLFTCSDCGGSCPKWEGKCPHCGAWNTLQETRDAAAAAHRYAPLAGASPVRSLAEIEARELPRQPTGISEFDRVLGGGLVAGAVVLIGGDPGIGKSTLLLQALVSLSKAVKVLYVTGEESAEQVALRARRLELVTGEVDLLAEIRLESIMAALAEQKPSVAVIDSIQTLYSGELSAAPGSVSQVRECAAQLTRLAKQTGITIVLIGHVTKDGSLAGPRVLEHIVDTVLYFEGDTHSSFRLVRAFKNRFGAVNELGVFAMTDRGLRGVTNPSALFLSQHEQNVPGSCVMATQEGTRPLLVEIQALVDTAHVPNPRRLSVGLEGTRLAMLLAVLHRHAGVVTFDQDVFVNAVGGVKITEPAADLAVLLAIMSSLGNKPLPKGLVVFGEVGLAGEIRPAPRGQERLREAAKLGFSLALIPKANAPKQPIEGLEIWAVDRVDAAMARLRAHA; encoded by the coding sequence ATGGCCAAAGCAAAAACCTTATTTACCTGTAGCGACTGCGGCGGAAGCTGCCCCAAGTGGGAAGGCAAATGCCCGCATTGCGGCGCCTGGAACACTCTGCAGGAAACCCGCGACGCCGCTGCGGCCGCGCATCGCTACGCGCCGCTGGCCGGCGCCAGCCCGGTGCGCAGCCTGGCCGAGATCGAGGCGCGCGAACTGCCGCGCCAGCCCACCGGCATTTCCGAGTTCGACCGCGTCCTGGGCGGCGGCCTGGTGGCGGGCGCCGTCGTGCTGATCGGGGGCGATCCCGGCATCGGCAAGTCCACCCTGCTGTTGCAGGCCCTGGTTTCCCTGTCCAAGGCGGTCAAGGTGCTGTACGTGACGGGGGAAGAGTCGGCCGAGCAGGTTGCGCTGCGGGCCCGGCGCCTGGAACTGGTCACCGGCGAAGTCGACCTGCTGGCCGAAATCCGCCTGGAGTCCATCATGGCGGCCCTGGCCGAACAGAAGCCCAGCGTCGCCGTCATCGACTCCATCCAGACGCTGTATTCGGGCGAACTCAGCGCCGCGCCGGGCTCCGTATCCCAGGTGCGCGAGTGCGCCGCCCAATTGACGCGGCTGGCCAAGCAGACCGGCATCACCATCGTCCTGATCGGGCACGTCACCAAGGACGGCAGCCTGGCGGGCCCCCGCGTGCTGGAACACATCGTCGACACGGTGCTGTACTTCGAGGGCGATACGCATTCCTCCTTCCGCCTGGTGCGGGCCTTCAAGAACCGCTTCGGGGCGGTCAATGAACTGGGTGTCTTCGCCATGACCGACCGAGGCCTGCGCGGCGTCACGAATCCCTCGGCCTTGTTCCTGTCCCAGCACGAGCAGAACGTGCCAGGCTCCTGCGTCATGGCCACTCAAGAGGGCACGCGTCCCTTGCTGGTCGAGATCCAGGCCCTGGTCGATACGGCCCATGTCCCCAATCCGCGACGGCTCTCGGTAGGACTGGAAGGCACCCGCCTGGCCATGCTGCTGGCGGTGCTGCACCGGCACGCCGGCGTCGTGACCTTCGATCAGGATGTCTTCGTCAATGCCGTGGGCGGCGTCAAGATCACCGAACCGGCGGCCGACCTGGCGGTGCTGCTGGCCATCATGTCCTCGCTGGGCAACAAGCCGCTGCCCAAGGGCTTGGTCGTATTCGGCGAAGTCGGGCTTGCCGGCGAAATACGGCCCGCTCCGCGCGGCCAGGAACGCTTGCGCGAGGCGGCCAAGCTGGGGTTCAGCCTGGCGCTGATTCCGAAGGCGAATGCGCCCAAGCAGCCCATCGAAGGGCTGGAAATATGGGCGGTCGACCGCGTGGACGCCGCCATGGCCCGCTTGCGCGCCCATGCTTGA
- a CDS encoding SDR family oxidoreductase gives MKNKCVLVTGATKGIGWAISQHLADLGCHVVGLARNTQDIDFPGYLYSCDLGNAGETEDMLRVIREKYPVDAVVNNVGLVLPEPLGEVDLASLYQVFDLNVRVAVQVTQTFIPSMKARKEGRIVNICSRVTHGAVSRTSYSAAKSALVGCTRTWALELAPYGITVNAVSPGPIETELFRAGHPEGSEAEKRALSSIPMGRLGAPADVAAAVTFLLSDEAGFITGQDLGVDGGGSIAGR, from the coding sequence GTGAAGAACAAATGTGTATTGGTAACCGGCGCTACAAAGGGAATAGGGTGGGCGATCAGCCAGCATCTGGCCGATCTGGGATGCCATGTGGTGGGTCTTGCGCGCAACACGCAGGACATCGATTTCCCAGGCTATCTGTATTCCTGCGACCTCGGCAATGCCGGTGAAACCGAAGACATGCTGCGCGTCATCCGAGAAAAATACCCCGTCGATGCCGTGGTCAACAACGTCGGGCTGGTCCTGCCCGAGCCCCTGGGCGAAGTCGACCTGGCCTCGCTCTATCAGGTGTTCGACCTGAACGTGCGCGTCGCCGTCCAGGTGACCCAGACTTTCATCCCGTCCATGAAGGCCCGGAAAGAAGGGCGCATCGTCAACATCTGCAGTCGGGTCACGCACGGGGCAGTCAGCCGGACCAGCTATTCGGCCGCCAAAAGCGCCTTGGTGGGCTGCACCCGCACCTGGGCGCTGGAACTGGCGCCCTATGGCATTACCGTCAATGCGGTCTCGCCCGGCCCCATCGAGACCGAATTGTTCCGGGCGGGGCACCCCGAAGGCAGCGAGGCCGAGAAAAGGGCCTTGTCCTCCATTCCCATGGGGCGCCTGGGCGCGCCGGCCGACGTGGCCGCCGCGGTCACCTTCCTGTTGAGCGACGAGGCCGGTTTCATCACCGGACAAGACCTGGGCGTGGACGGCGGAGGCAGCATTGCCGGCAGATAG
- the alr gene encoding alanine racemase, translating into MPRPISATVSVSSLSHNLHTVIRQLGPAAGQRAPSVWAVIKANAYGHGIDNAVRGFQQAQGLAMLDLDEAVRCRELGWDKPILLLEGFFQPGDIAVLQEYRLTTAVHCQEQLDMLLAAGAARPGAARPLDAFIKLNTGMNRLGFAAEDYPGAYRQALAAQERGILGAVGKMTHFARADDDPIVTRQQLDIFHQATQGLPGKVSVCNSAATLTQGLWAGVSVPQGQEQWLRPGICLYGASPFADRTAEQLGLLPAMTLAAELISVRRIAGGAAVGYGHSFVSSEPMRVGIVACGYADGYPRHAGTGTPIVVDGVRTRVLGRVSMDMLAVDLTPVPRARVGSRVVLWGQGGPSVDEVALAAGTIGYELLCALAPRVPKIIA; encoded by the coding sequence ATGCCGCGTCCAATTTCGGCGACCGTTTCGGTGTCGTCGCTCAGCCATAATCTGCATACCGTGATCCGGCAGCTCGGGCCGGCCGCGGGGCAGCGCGCGCCCAGCGTCTGGGCCGTCATCAAGGCCAATGCCTATGGGCACGGCATCGACAACGCCGTCCGGGGCTTCCAGCAGGCGCAGGGGCTGGCCATGCTGGATCTGGACGAAGCCGTGCGCTGCCGTGAATTGGGCTGGGACAAGCCCATCCTGCTGCTCGAAGGGTTTTTCCAGCCCGGCGACATCGCGGTGCTGCAAGAATACCGGCTGACGACGGCGGTGCATTGCCAGGAACAGCTGGATATGCTGCTTGCGGCGGGCGCGGCCCGGCCAGGCGCGGCCCGGCCCCTGGACGCCTTCATCAAGCTCAATACCGGCATGAACCGGCTGGGCTTCGCCGCCGAGGATTATCCGGGCGCCTACCGGCAGGCCTTGGCGGCGCAGGAGCGCGGCATCCTGGGCGCGGTGGGCAAGATGACCCATTTCGCCCGCGCCGACGACGACCCCATCGTCACCCGGCAGCAGCTCGATATCTTTCACCAGGCGACACAGGGCCTGCCCGGCAAGGTCAGTGTCTGCAATTCGGCCGCCACGCTCACGCAAGGACTGTGGGCGGGCGTTTCCGTGCCCCAGGGCCAGGAGCAGTGGCTGCGTCCGGGCATATGCCTGTATGGCGCCTCGCCGTTTGCCGACAGGACGGCGGAGCAATTGGGCCTGCTGCCGGCCATGACGCTGGCGGCGGAACTCATCAGTGTGCGCCGCATAGCCGGGGGCGCCGCCGTGGGCTACGGGCACTCGTTTGTGTCTTCGGAGCCCATGCGGGTGGGCATCGTGGCCTGCGGTTATGCGGACGGCTATCCGCGCCATGCCGGCACCGGCACACCCATCGTCGTCGACGGCGTTCGCACGCGGGTATTGGGGCGTGTCTCCATGGACATGCTGGCGGTCGACCTGACACCGGTGCCGCGGGCTCGCGTGGGTAGCCGCGTGGTGCTGTGGGGCCAGGGCGGGCCGTCGGTGGACGAGGTCGCGCTGGCGGCGGGCACCATAGGCTACGAGCTGCTTTGCGCGCTGGCGCCCCGGGTGCCGAAAATTATTGCCTAG